The proteins below come from a single Orcinus orca chromosome 6, mOrcOrc1.1, whole genome shotgun sequence genomic window:
- the LOC125964631 gene encoding protein FAM117B-like isoform X1, which produces MQPTYLLGRAHPRLCRPENPPKTLPGRESDRDTGGNGAREHSPPPPRPPASSCPGRAPSPCFPPAPLPALSAVSLCAIRIRPCPSPSAPPRTPETPPPRRSRFRRRRPRRRRRAGAFSGSRESGVASGSECRLSALARSELSSPGLLSLLGFKSTGEVCGGSLWFSAREAKPACVSQSLTSIQKVLLRFILRINEAL; this is translated from the exons ATGCAGCCAACGTATCTCCTGGGCCGGGCCCACCCTCGACTGTGCAGACCGGAGAACCCACCCAAGACCCTCCCCGGACGCGAGTCTGACAGGGACACGGGGGGAAACGGTGCCCGTGAGCACTCACCACCTCCGCCGCGGCCCCCCGCCTCTTCCTGTCCCGGCCGGGCTCCCTCTCCGTGTTTTCCTCCAGCCCCACTTCCGGCGCTCAGCGCTGTCTCATTGTGCGCTATTAGAATCCGGCCGTGCCCCAGTCCGAGCGCTCCGCCGCGCACGCCGGAAACTCCACCACCCCGCCGCTCCCGtttccgccgccgccgcccccgccgccgccgccgcgcgggCGCATTTTCCGGCAGTCGGGAGTCGGGAGTTGCGTCGGGGTCGGAGTGTAGGCTCTCCGCTCTTGCTCGCTCGGAGCTGTCCTCGCCTGGGCTCCTCTCTCTCCTGGGCTTTAAAAGCACTGGGGAGGTGTGCGGAGGAAGCCTCTGGTTCTCTGCGAGAGAAGCGAAGCCCGCG tGTGTTTCCCAAAGCCTAACTTCTATTCAAAAGGTACTTTTAAGATTCATCTTGAGGATAAATGAGGCTCTCTAA
- the LOC125964631 gene encoding protein FAM117B-like isoform X2, producing the protein MQPTYLLGRAHPRLCRPENPPKTLPGRESDRDTGGNGAREHSPPPPRPPASSCPGRAPSPCFPPAPLPALSAVSLCAIRIRPCPSPSAPPRTPETPPPRRSRFRRRRPRRRRRAGAFSGSRESGVASGSECRLSALARSELSSPGLLSLLGFKSTGEVCGGSLWFSAREAKPAIHLEDK; encoded by the exons ATGCAGCCAACGTATCTCCTGGGCCGGGCCCACCCTCGACTGTGCAGACCGGAGAACCCACCCAAGACCCTCCCCGGACGCGAGTCTGACAGGGACACGGGGGGAAACGGTGCCCGTGAGCACTCACCACCTCCGCCGCGGCCCCCCGCCTCTTCCTGTCCCGGCCGGGCTCCCTCTCCGTGTTTTCCTCCAGCCCCACTTCCGGCGCTCAGCGCTGTCTCATTGTGCGCTATTAGAATCCGGCCGTGCCCCAGTCCGAGCGCTCCGCCGCGCACGCCGGAAACTCCACCACCCCGCCGCTCCCGtttccgccgccgccgcccccgccgccgccgccgcgcgggCGCATTTTCCGGCAGTCGGGAGTCGGGAGTTGCGTCGGGGTCGGAGTGTAGGCTCTCCGCTCTTGCTCGCTCGGAGCTGTCCTCGCCTGGGCTCCTCTCTCTCCTGGGCTTTAAAAGCACTGGGGAGGTGTGCGGAGGAAGCCTCTGGTTCTCTGCGAGAGAAGCGAAGCCCGCG ATTCATCTTGAGGATAAATGA